The DNA window CGACACAACGTTTGAGGTGATCCGCAAAGGCATCGATAATGTGGTGGTGGTCGATGATTCGATCGTGCGCGGCACGACGCTGGAGAAGAGTATCCTGCGAATGCTCGACCGGCTCGGCCCAAAGAAGATCATCATCGTATCATCGGCTCCGCAGATTCGTTTCCCCGACTGCTACGGCATCGACATGTCGAAGTTCAAGGAGTTCGTTGGGTTCCGGGCGGCTCTTGAACTGATTCGCGAGCGGGGTATGGAAAACCTGATCGACGAAGTGTACGCGCAAAGCGTAGCCGCTATCGAATCGGGGAACGCCACGAAAGTGAACCACGTAAAGGCGCTGTTCGATCCGTTTACGCACGAAGAACTGTCGAAGAAAGTCGCGCAAATCGTTACGCCAGACGACCTCAAAGCTGAAGTGGCCGTGGTTTACCAGACCGTTGAGAATCTGCACGTTGCCTGCCCCAACCACTCGGGCGACTGGTACTTTACGGGCAACTACCCCACACCCGGCGGCAACAACGTCGTCAACAAAGCCTTCGTCAATTTCATGGAAGGCCGGCTGGTGCGGGCGTACTAACGCTGATCAGTTCCTGCCAGAAAGAGACGCTAATCCGGCGTCTCTTTTTTTTGTATCATTACAGACCGGTAAACGCTATACACTATGGAATTCATCGCCGAAAAGACAGCCTACGAAGCGGAACGCGGAAAACCCATGCCCAGTAAAGTCCACGCCTACGTACAGGCAAATCTGATTTTTGAATTGAAGTCGTGCTATAAAGATCGCTTTACATTTCTGTCTGAGTTGAGCCTTGATCTGAACGGCTGGAGAAGCGTACCTGACCTGTCGATATATCCCAAATTGTCCATTGACGTTCGGCAGGATGAAATTCGCATGACCGAACCCCCATTGTGCGCTATCGAGATTATATCACCCATGCAGTCCTTGCAGGAACTGGTCGATAAGGCGAGAGCTTACTTCGAGCACAAGGTGCAATCCTGCTGGCTGGTACTGCCCGGTTTGCGCTCGATCTACGTGTTCCGTTCGTTTGATTCATTCAGCACATTTACTCATACCGATACGCTGCTGGACGATGTGCTGTCGGTCAGTATCCCGTTGGCCGACGTTTTTGAGTAAGCCGGAACCTGTACTGCTGGTCGGGTAGCGAGTAGAAATTGATCAGTAAGGCCCACAAGAGCGAGTTATTTTGCAACAATGCTGCAAAATAACTCGCTTTTGTGTTTGACGGATTCACGCTGTTCTTATATTTGCAACAATGTTGCATTTATAATTGACAGATGAAACAACTACCTGTAACGGTATTAAGCGGCTTTCTGGGCGCGGGTAAAACGACCCTGCTCAACCACGTGCTGCACAACAAGCAAGGGCTGAAAGTGGCCGTGATCGTCAACGACATGAGCGAGGTCAACGTCGATGCGCAGTTGGTGAAGGATCAGCATACGCTGTCGCGGACGGAGGAGAAACTGGTCGAGATGAGCAACGGTTGTATCTGCTGCACGCTGCGCGAAGACCTGATGCTGGAGGTCGAAAAGCTGGCTCGCGAAAACCGCTTCGACTACCTGCTCATCGAGTCGTCGGGTATTTCCGAGCCGTTGCCGGTGGCACAAACCTTCTCATTCGTAGACGAGACCACCGATATTGACCTGTCGCGGTTTTCGCGGCTCGATACGCTGGTTACGGTTGTCGATGCGTTCAATTTTTTCCGCGATTTCGGCTCAGTCGATAATGTCTATCAACGCGAACTTAACAACGACCCCGCCGATACCCGCACGATTGTCAACCTGCTGACCGATCAGATCGAGTTTGCCAATGTGCTGATTCTGAACAAAACCGATCTGATGAGCCGCGAACAGGTAGGGGAGTTGAAGGCTATTCTACACAAGCTGAACCCGAAGGCCCGGTTAATCGAATCCGAATTCTCGAAAGTCGATCCGGCGCAGATTCTGAATACACATCTGTTTGATTTCGAAGAAGCGTCGCAGTCGGCGGGCTGGATTCAGGAACTGCAAAACCAGCAGAACGGCATTGGCCACACCCCCGAGACGGAAGAATACGGTCTGTCGTCGTTTGTGTTTCGCGACCGTCGGCCGTTTCACCCGGTCCGGTTTTGGGCGTACCTAAGTGAGCATTTTCCGGCCGGTATCATTCGCAGTAAAGGGCTGTTCTGGCTGGCGTCGCGACCCGATGACGCGCTCAACTTTAGTCAGGCCGGGGGGAGTTTACGGGCGGAGTCGGCGGGTGTGTGGTGGGCATCGATGCCGTTTAGCCAACGGGTGCAGTACGGCTCGTTTCTGGAAAATCGTCAGGCTATTGAATCTCGCTGGCACAAACGGTTTGGCGACCGGCAGAACGAACTGGTCATCATCGGGCAGGACCTGAATCAGTCGCAAATCACGGCCGAGTTGCAGGACTGTCTGTGTACTGAACTGGAGATCAGCCATATGGAAAACGATGGTGCGTTCAAAGACCCCTTCCCGGTTTGGGAATAGAGCTTACTCCACCCCAACCCCTACCCGTTAGGGAGGGACTTTACTTATTCAGTGTTCAAAGTTCCTCCCTCAACGGGGAGGGATTTAGGGAGGGGTAGAACCCAACAAACGACTACATAATGAACTACGATGTTATTATCATTGGCGGCAGCTATGCCGGGCTGAGTGCCGCGCTGGTGCTGGGACGGTCGCTGCGCCGGGTATTGGTTATCGACGCGGGGAAGCCCTGCAACCGGCGAACCCCGCATTCGCACGGATTTCTGACCCGCGATGGCGAAACGCCCGCCCAACTGGCCGCTATTGCCCGCGAACAGGTGAGCCACTACCCAACAGTAACGTTCAAGGCGGGTACGGCCACGAATGCCAGTCTGGTAGACAGCGGCTTTCAGGTGCGTACCGACGACGGTGAATCATACAGCGCCCGTAAGCTGATACTGGCAACCGGCCTGCTCGACGTAATGCCCGACATTCCTGGCTTCTCCGACTGCTGGGGCCGGTCGGTGCTGCATTGCCCATACTGCCACGGGTATGAAGTACACGGTCAACCGCTGGGTGTGCTGGCCAACGGCGAGACGGGATACGACATGGCGACGTTGATTCAACAGTGGAGCCGCCAACTAACGCTGTTCACCAACGGCCCGTCGACGCTGACTGACGAGCAGCAGCAGGTGTTGGCGCGACTGGCTATCCCAATTGTTGAAACGCCCCTTGCCGCGATTGAGCATACCGACGGTTTCCTGACGGCGCTGCAACTGGCCGATGGGAGCAGGGTTATGCCCAAAGCCCTGTTTGCCCGCGTACCGCTGAAACAAACCTCTGACATAGCGGTACAACTGGGCTGCGAGCTGACCGATCAGACTTTCGTGAAGGTGACAGAAACCGGCGAAACGACAGTGCCGAACGTGTTTGCCGTGGGTGATGTGACAACGATGATGCGGCAGGTTGCGGTTGCCGTCGCCAGTGGCGTTAAAACGGGGGCCTGGATCAACAGGGTGCTCATTGCCGATGATCTGAAACTGAGTAAGTAACTGTAGCCTGGACCGGTCCGCCTAGCACCGTGGCGTGGTGCGGTTCAGGCTACAATCCAGTACCCACCACTCACCCAACATACAACCTGATGAAACACATCTTTACCTTCCTCTTCTTTCTCTTTACAATCAACCTCCAGGCGCAGACAATTTCGGGAACGGTTATCGACGCCGTGACGGGTAGTTCGATACCCGGCGCATCGGTGCAACTGACGGGCGGTCAAACAGGTACGTCGACCGATTCGACGGGGCGGTTCACATTGCCGGGTAAAGGCACGATCCGGGTATCAGCGGTGGGCTACCGGCCGCTGACGATGACGGGTCGGGCGGTACCGTTCACCATTGAACTGATCCCGACGACTAACGAACTACAAACGGTGGAAGTCGTAGGTCGGGCGACGCGCGAATACAACAGTGAATACTCGTTTTCGGCCACTAAAATTGCCGCGCTCAACAAAGACGTCCCGCAGTCGATTGGTACGGTGACGAAAGAGCTGATGGCCGACCGGCAGGCGTTTCAACTGGCCGATGCGGTGAAGGTTGTCAGCGGAGTTGTGCCGTCGAGTTTCTACAACCAGTATGCCATTCGGGGTATCAGTCAGAATGAGGAGGGGCAGATTATCAACGGGATGCGGACCCGGCAGTACTATTTCCTGCAACCGCTGACGACGAATATTGAGCGGGTCGAGGTCATCAAAGGACCCGCTACGGCTGCGTTTTCGTCGGTCGATCCGGGCGGGAGCATAAATCTGGTTACGAAAAAACCACTGGCGACAACCCGGCGTGAGGTGGGGCTAAGCGTGGGTAGTTTCAGCACCCTGCGCGGCACGATGGACTTCACGGGGCCACTCAACGCGAGCAAGACGCTGCTGTACCGGGTTAACGGCGCGTACCAGGAAGCCCGCAGCTACCGCGATCTGGTCCGCAACAACCAGCTGCTGTTTTCGCCCTCGTTCTCCTACATCCCCAGCGACCGTACGGCCATCAACGCCGAACTGATCGTGAGCCGGATGGACGGTAATCTGGATCGGGGGCAACCCATTTTCGGGGCCGTCGCCGGACAAACGAATCTCAACAGCACGCCTATCAGCCTGAACCTGGGGGCTGCCAGCGATTATTTCCGGTCGAATCAACTCCTGCTGACGGGTACGCTGGCGCACCGCTTCACCGACCATGTCAGTCTGAACGGGTCATACATGAAACAGACGTGGCAGGAAGACTTGCAGGAACACCGTACTACGGGTGCCTTCGGCGTTGATGTTGCCGGGCAATCTGTTACGTCGCTGGCGGCCATGCAGTTTGTGCAGCGCCGGCAGTTCTGGAATGTTGACAACGTAACGGCGTACCTGAATTTTACCGGACAGACGGGGCCGCTGGGGCATAATCTGGTGGTCGG is part of the Spirosoma rhododendri genome and encodes:
- a CDS encoding TonB-dependent receptor → MKHIFTFLFFLFTINLQAQTISGTVIDAVTGSSIPGASVQLTGGQTGTSTDSTGRFTLPGKGTIRVSAVGYRPLTMTGRAVPFTIELIPTTNELQTVEVVGRATREYNSEYSFSATKIAALNKDVPQSIGTVTKELMADRQAFQLADAVKVVSGVVPSSFYNQYAIRGISQNEEGQIINGMRTRQYYFLQPLTTNIERVEVIKGPATAAFSSVDPGGSINLVTKKPLATTRREVGLSVGSFSTLRGTMDFTGPLNASKTLLYRVNGAYQEARSYRDLVRNNQLLFSPSFSYIPSDRTAINAELIVSRMDGNLDRGQPIFGAVAGQTNLNSTPISLNLGAASDYFRSNQLLLTGTLAHRFTDHVSLNGSYMKQTWQEDLQEHRTTGAFGVDVAGQSVTSLAAMQFVQRRQFWNVDNVTAYLNFTGQTGPLGHNLVVGYDLHRWQKLKGGGQNVARGYLLKDGSVSNSYTSANAANYQTQTVTGPLPGASLSPAPMYRTSTSTTRPTPSAVPTIT
- a CDS encoding GTP-binding protein, coding for MKQLPVTVLSGFLGAGKTTLLNHVLHNKQGLKVAVIVNDMSEVNVDAQLVKDQHTLSRTEEKLVEMSNGCICCTLREDLMLEVEKLARENRFDYLLIESSGISEPLPVAQTFSFVDETTDIDLSRFSRLDTLVTVVDAFNFFRDFGSVDNVYQRELNNDPADTRTIVNLLTDQIEFANVLILNKTDLMSREQVGELKAILHKLNPKARLIESEFSKVDPAQILNTHLFDFEEASQSAGWIQELQNQQNGIGHTPETEEYGLSSFVFRDRRPFHPVRFWAYLSEHFPAGIIRSKGLFWLASRPDDALNFSQAGGSLRAESAGVWWASMPFSQRVQYGSFLENRQAIESRWHKRFGDRQNELVIIGQDLNQSQITAELQDCLCTELEISHMENDGAFKDPFPVWE
- a CDS encoding NAD(P)/FAD-dependent oxidoreductase — its product is MNYDVIIIGGSYAGLSAALVLGRSLRRVLVIDAGKPCNRRTPHSHGFLTRDGETPAQLAAIAREQVSHYPTVTFKAGTATNASLVDSGFQVRTDDGESYSARKLILATGLLDVMPDIPGFSDCWGRSVLHCPYCHGYEVHGQPLGVLANGETGYDMATLIQQWSRQLTLFTNGPSTLTDEQQQVLARLAIPIVETPLAAIEHTDGFLTALQLADGSRVMPKALFARVPLKQTSDIAVQLGCELTDQTFVKVTETGETTVPNVFAVGDVTTMMRQVAVAVASGVKTGAWINRVLIADDLKLSK
- a CDS encoding Uma2 family endonuclease, yielding MEFIAEKTAYEAERGKPMPSKVHAYVQANLIFELKSCYKDRFTFLSELSLDLNGWRSVPDLSIYPKLSIDVRQDEIRMTEPPLCAIEIISPMQSLQELVDKARAYFEHKVQSCWLVLPGLRSIYVFRSFDSFSTFTHTDTLLDDVLSVSIPLADVFE